The following coding sequences are from one Vulpes vulpes isolate BD-2025 chromosome 12, VulVul3, whole genome shotgun sequence window:
- the LOC112920488 gene encoding histone H2B type 1-A, with product MPELTSKGTTISKKGFKKAVAKTLKKEGKKRRRCRKESYSIYIYKVLKQVHPDTGISSKAMGIMNSFVNDIFERIAGEASRLAHYNKRSTITSREIQTAVRLLLPGELAKHAVSEGTKAVTKYTSSK from the coding sequence ATGCCGGAGCTGACCTCGAAGGGCACTACCATCTCCAAGAAAGGCTTCAAGAAAGCTGTAGCCAAAACcctgaagaaagaaggaaagaagcgCAGGAGATGCCGGAAAGAGAGCTATTCTATCTACATCTATAAGGTGCTGAAGCAGGTGCACCCCGACACGGGCATCTCGTCCAAGGCCATGGGCATCATGAACTCGTTCGTCAACGACATCTTCGAGCGCATCGCGGGCGAGGCGTCGCGCCTGGCGCATTACAACAAGCGCTCGACCATCACGTCCAGGGAGATCCAGACGGCCGTGCGCCTGCTGCTGCCCGGGGAGCTGGCCAAGCACGCCGTGTCCGAGGGCACCAAGGCTGTCACCAAGTACACCAGCTCCAAATAA
- the LOC112920416 gene encoding histone H2A type 1-E-like: MGRAVLVNKAGLGRGEQGGKARAKAKTRSSRAGLQFPVGRVHRLLRKGNYAERVGAGAPVYLAAVLEYLTAEILELAGNAARDNKKTRIIPRHLQLAIRNDEELNKLLGRVTIAQGGVLPNIQAVLLPKKTESHHKAKGK; encoded by the exons ATGGGTAGGGCTGTGCTTGTAAATAAG GCCGGGTTGGGACGCGGGGAGCAGGGCGGCAAGGCTCGCGCCAAGGCCAAGACGCGCTCGTCGCGGGCCGGCCTCCAGTTCCCGGTGGGCCGCGTCCACCGCCTGCTCCGCAAGGGCAACTACGCGGAGCGGGTCGGGGCGGGCGCGCCGGTGTACCTGGCGGCCGTGCTGGAGTACCTGACGGCCGAGATCCTGGAGCTGGCGGGCAACGCGGCCCGCGACAACAAGAAGACGCGCATCATCCCGCGCCACCTGCAGCTGGCCATCCGCAACGACGAGGAGCTCAACAAGCTGCTGGGCCGCGTGACCATCGCGCAGGGCGGCGTCCTGCCCAACATCCAGGCCGTGCTGCTGCCCAAGAAGACCGAGAGCCACCACAAGGCCAAGGGGAAGTAA